From the Lathyrus oleraceus cultivar Zhongwan6 chromosome 4, CAAS_Psat_ZW6_1.0, whole genome shotgun sequence genome, one window contains:
- the LOC127073506 gene encoding uncharacterized protein LOC127073506 isoform X1 — protein MESRDSLPSSSPSTNNRDAPSAAAEVDDGLFALAKDAAMHYQSGKFVECVEVMNQLLQKKPNDPKVLHNIAIAEFFRDGCSDPKKLLEVIYNIKRKYDELTLTSRDQGEPVNNVANKVAFGSKGSNSTDTMHPDEFESTATALNIAIIWFHLHDYAKTVSVLEPLFQRIDPITDQSTALHICLLLLDASLACHDASKSADVLTYLERLFSGTASQGDGNTSQQQSANLTSKSAPVTISESAADPSSSDIGSNANTSENHLIRTLSEDGLDYEAMILDMGGQNLTRPMGPSSNVLSRALVDRFSSLDLKLKLQLYKVQFLILTRNLKIAKREVKLAMNIARGRDSSRALLLKSQLEYARGNHRKAIKLLMASSNNRTDTEFSSIFNNNLGCIYYQLGKYQSSSIFFSKALTNCSSLRKEQQLKLTTFSQDISLLIIYNCGVQHLACGKPILAARCFQKASLVFYKQPLLWLRLSECCLMALEKGLIKSCRVPSEKLEVGACVVGLEKWRQLVVKDQIPGNGHLESSRGNERCPSEDGWLKLSMSLARQCLLNALHLLDSYSTNRLKSGLPSNSSVENDTSEVLPSKNSSRKNSHVIDSKTFPVATGLGQINSNGDTKEQKGGASQELFQNSLSYYEDVCRRDNQLVKQAVLANLAYVELELDNPVKALAAAKSLFELPECSRIYIFLGHVYAAEALCLLNRPKEAAEYLSYYLSGGNNVELPFSQEDCEKLQVERTVEFEEVNVGSTAAKSSLQDTQSIVFLKPEEARATIYANFAVMSAMQGEFEKANMLVTQALSILPNSPEATLTAVYVDLLLGKQQEALAKLKSCSRIRFLPSGITLNKSS, from the exons ATGGAATCTCGTGATTCGTTACCTTCTTCTTCTCCCTCAACCAACAACCGCGATGCTCCTTCCGCCGCCGCCGAAGTTGACGACGGCCTTTTCGCTCTCGCCAAAGACGCTGCTATGCATTATCAATCTGGCAAGTTCGTTGAATGCGTCGAGGTCATGAATCAGCTCTTGCAAAAGAAACCTAACGATCCGAAG GTCCTTCATAATATAGCAATTGCAGAATTCTTTCGAGATGGTTGTTCTGATCCCAAAAAGTTGCTTGAAGTAATTTACAACATCAAG AGAAAATACGACGAGCTTACCCTGACTTCTAGGGATCAAGGAGAGCCAGTTAACAACGTCGCAAATAAAGTTGCTTTTGGATCCAAAGGAAGCAATAGCACTGACACAATGCATCCAGATGAATTTGAATCTACTGCCACAGCACTAAATATT GCGATCATCTGGTTTCATCTTCATGACTATGCAAAGACAGTATCAGTTTTGGAACCCCTATTTCAAAGGATTGACCCCATAACTGAC CAGTCAACAGCTCTACATATTTGTCTTCTGCTGCTTGATGCTAGCCTTGCCTGCCATGATGCATCAAAATCAGCT GATGTGTTGACTTATCTGGAGAGGCTGTTTAGTGGTACTGCGAGTCAAGGCGATGGGAATACATCACAGCAACAATCTGCAAATCTTACCTCTAAGTCTGCACCTGTCACCATTAGTGAATCTGCTGCTGATCCATCCAGTTCTGATATAGGGTCAAATGCTAATACATCTGAAAATCATCTAATCAGAACTTTGTCTGAAGACGGGCTTGATTATGAAGCCATGATTTTGGATATGGGTGGACAAAATTTAACTAGGCCAATGGGCCCGTCTTCAAATGTTCTTTCTAGAGCTTTGGTTGACAGGTTTTCTTCTCTTGATTTAAAGCTTAAGTTGCAACTTTACAAAGTACAGTTTCTAATTCTTACTAGAAACCTGAAGATAGCAAAAAGAGAAGTCAAGCTGGCTATGAACATTGCACGTGGACGAGATTCATCCAGGGCTCTGCTTTTGAAATCTCAGCTTGAATATGCTCGTGGTAACCACCGCAAGGCCATAAAGCTATTGATGGCATCAAGTAATAATAGGACAGACACAGAATTTTCAAGCATATTTAACAACAATCTTGGGTGCATTTATTATCAGCTTGGGAAATATCAGTCATCCTCAATTTTCTTCTCAAAAGCATTAACTAATTGTTCGTCCTTGAGAAAGGAGCAACAATTAAAGCTGACCACTTTCTCGCAGGATATTTCTCTCCTTATAATTTATAATTGTGGTGTGCAGCACTTGGCTTGTGGAAAGCCAATACTTGCAGCTCGATGTTTTCAGAAGGCAAGCTTAGTCTTCTACAAACAACCTCTCTTGTGGCTCCGACTCTCAGAATGCTGTCTGATGGCGTTAGAGAAGGGCCTGATCAAATCATGTCGGGTTCCTTCAGAGAAGTTGGAGGTTGGAGCTTGCGTTGTTGGGTTGGAAAAATGGAGGCAACTTGTTGTGAAAGATCAAATTCCAGGTAATGGACACTTGGAATCATCCAGAGGGAATGAACGTTGTCCAAGTGAAGATGGGTGGCTGAAGTTATCGATGTCCCTTGCTCGGCAGTGTCTCTTGAATGCTCTTCACTTGCTCGACTCGTACAGTACAAATCGTTTAAAGTCTGGCTTGCCCTCTAATTCATCTGTGGAGAACGATACGAGTGAAGTGTTGCCCTCAAAGAATTCAAGTCGTAAAAACTCCCATGTAATTGATTCAAAGACATTTCCAGTAGCAACAGGTTTAGGTCAGATAaactcaaatggggacacaaaaGAACAGAAGGGAGGAGCTAGTCAGGAACTCTTTCAGAACTCCCTATCGTATTATGAAGATGTCTGTAGAAGAGATAATCAATTGGTTAAGCAAGCTGTTCTTGCTAATTTAGCTTATGTGGAGCTAGAATTGGACAATCCCGTGAAGGCACTTGCAGCTGCAAAATCTCTCTTTGAACTTCCAGAATGTTCCAGAATTTACATTTTTTTAGGCCATGTTTATGCGGCAGAGGCTCTTTGCTTACTGAACAGACCAAAGGAAGCTGCTGAGTATTTGTCATATTATTTGTCTGGAGGAAACAATGTTGAATTGCCATTCAGCCAAGAGGACTGTGAGAAATTGCAAGTAGAGAGGACTGTTGAATTTGAAGAGGTAAATGTTGGATCCACTGCTGCCAAGAGTTCTCTTCAGGATACGCAAAGTATTGTTTTCCTCAAGCCAGAGGAGGCACGGGCAACAATTTATGCAAACTTTGCTGTAATGTCTGCaatgcagggtgaatttgagaaAGCCAATATGTTGGTTACCCAGGCATTGTCCATATTGCCCAACAGTCCAGAAGCTACGCTCACTGCAGTTTATGTGGATCTCCTGCTTGGTAAGCAACAGGAAGCTCTAGCCAAGCTAAAAAGTTGTAGCCGTATTAGGTTCCTGCCCAGTGGAATAACATTAAATAAATCTTCATGA
- the LOC127073506 gene encoding uncharacterized protein LOC127073506 isoform X2 — MESRDSLPSSSPSTNNRDAPSAAAEVDDGLFALAKDAAMHYQSGKFVECVEVMNQLLQKKPNDPKVLHNIAIAEFFRDGCSDPKKLLEVIYNIKRKYDELTLTSRDQGEPVNNVANKVAFGSKGSNSTDTMHPDEFESTATALNIAIIWFHLHDYAKTVSVLEPLFQRIDPITDSTALHICLLLLDASLACHDASKSADVLTYLERLFSGTASQGDGNTSQQQSANLTSKSAPVTISESAADPSSSDIGSNANTSENHLIRTLSEDGLDYEAMILDMGGQNLTRPMGPSSNVLSRALVDRFSSLDLKLKLQLYKVQFLILTRNLKIAKREVKLAMNIARGRDSSRALLLKSQLEYARGNHRKAIKLLMASSNNRTDTEFSSIFNNNLGCIYYQLGKYQSSSIFFSKALTNCSSLRKEQQLKLTTFSQDISLLIIYNCGVQHLACGKPILAARCFQKASLVFYKQPLLWLRLSECCLMALEKGLIKSCRVPSEKLEVGACVVGLEKWRQLVVKDQIPGNGHLESSRGNERCPSEDGWLKLSMSLARQCLLNALHLLDSYSTNRLKSGLPSNSSVENDTSEVLPSKNSSRKNSHVIDSKTFPVATGLGQINSNGDTKEQKGGASQELFQNSLSYYEDVCRRDNQLVKQAVLANLAYVELELDNPVKALAAAKSLFELPECSRIYIFLGHVYAAEALCLLNRPKEAAEYLSYYLSGGNNVELPFSQEDCEKLQVERTVEFEEVNVGSTAAKSSLQDTQSIVFLKPEEARATIYANFAVMSAMQGEFEKANMLVTQALSILPNSPEATLTAVYVDLLLGKQQEALAKLKSCSRIRFLPSGITLNKSS, encoded by the exons ATGGAATCTCGTGATTCGTTACCTTCTTCTTCTCCCTCAACCAACAACCGCGATGCTCCTTCCGCCGCCGCCGAAGTTGACGACGGCCTTTTCGCTCTCGCCAAAGACGCTGCTATGCATTATCAATCTGGCAAGTTCGTTGAATGCGTCGAGGTCATGAATCAGCTCTTGCAAAAGAAACCTAACGATCCGAAG GTCCTTCATAATATAGCAATTGCAGAATTCTTTCGAGATGGTTGTTCTGATCCCAAAAAGTTGCTTGAAGTAATTTACAACATCAAG AGAAAATACGACGAGCTTACCCTGACTTCTAGGGATCAAGGAGAGCCAGTTAACAACGTCGCAAATAAAGTTGCTTTTGGATCCAAAGGAAGCAATAGCACTGACACAATGCATCCAGATGAATTTGAATCTACTGCCACAGCACTAAATATT GCGATCATCTGGTTTCATCTTCATGACTATGCAAAGACAGTATCAGTTTTGGAACCCCTATTTCAAAGGATTGACCCCATAACTGAC TCAACAGCTCTACATATTTGTCTTCTGCTGCTTGATGCTAGCCTTGCCTGCCATGATGCATCAAAATCAGCT GATGTGTTGACTTATCTGGAGAGGCTGTTTAGTGGTACTGCGAGTCAAGGCGATGGGAATACATCACAGCAACAATCTGCAAATCTTACCTCTAAGTCTGCACCTGTCACCATTAGTGAATCTGCTGCTGATCCATCCAGTTCTGATATAGGGTCAAATGCTAATACATCTGAAAATCATCTAATCAGAACTTTGTCTGAAGACGGGCTTGATTATGAAGCCATGATTTTGGATATGGGTGGACAAAATTTAACTAGGCCAATGGGCCCGTCTTCAAATGTTCTTTCTAGAGCTTTGGTTGACAGGTTTTCTTCTCTTGATTTAAAGCTTAAGTTGCAACTTTACAAAGTACAGTTTCTAATTCTTACTAGAAACCTGAAGATAGCAAAAAGAGAAGTCAAGCTGGCTATGAACATTGCACGTGGACGAGATTCATCCAGGGCTCTGCTTTTGAAATCTCAGCTTGAATATGCTCGTGGTAACCACCGCAAGGCCATAAAGCTATTGATGGCATCAAGTAATAATAGGACAGACACAGAATTTTCAAGCATATTTAACAACAATCTTGGGTGCATTTATTATCAGCTTGGGAAATATCAGTCATCCTCAATTTTCTTCTCAAAAGCATTAACTAATTGTTCGTCCTTGAGAAAGGAGCAACAATTAAAGCTGACCACTTTCTCGCAGGATATTTCTCTCCTTATAATTTATAATTGTGGTGTGCAGCACTTGGCTTGTGGAAAGCCAATACTTGCAGCTCGATGTTTTCAGAAGGCAAGCTTAGTCTTCTACAAACAACCTCTCTTGTGGCTCCGACTCTCAGAATGCTGTCTGATGGCGTTAGAGAAGGGCCTGATCAAATCATGTCGGGTTCCTTCAGAGAAGTTGGAGGTTGGAGCTTGCGTTGTTGGGTTGGAAAAATGGAGGCAACTTGTTGTGAAAGATCAAATTCCAGGTAATGGACACTTGGAATCATCCAGAGGGAATGAACGTTGTCCAAGTGAAGATGGGTGGCTGAAGTTATCGATGTCCCTTGCTCGGCAGTGTCTCTTGAATGCTCTTCACTTGCTCGACTCGTACAGTACAAATCGTTTAAAGTCTGGCTTGCCCTCTAATTCATCTGTGGAGAACGATACGAGTGAAGTGTTGCCCTCAAAGAATTCAAGTCGTAAAAACTCCCATGTAATTGATTCAAAGACATTTCCAGTAGCAACAGGTTTAGGTCAGATAaactcaaatggggacacaaaaGAACAGAAGGGAGGAGCTAGTCAGGAACTCTTTCAGAACTCCCTATCGTATTATGAAGATGTCTGTAGAAGAGATAATCAATTGGTTAAGCAAGCTGTTCTTGCTAATTTAGCTTATGTGGAGCTAGAATTGGACAATCCCGTGAAGGCACTTGCAGCTGCAAAATCTCTCTTTGAACTTCCAGAATGTTCCAGAATTTACATTTTTTTAGGCCATGTTTATGCGGCAGAGGCTCTTTGCTTACTGAACAGACCAAAGGAAGCTGCTGAGTATTTGTCATATTATTTGTCTGGAGGAAACAATGTTGAATTGCCATTCAGCCAAGAGGACTGTGAGAAATTGCAAGTAGAGAGGACTGTTGAATTTGAAGAGGTAAATGTTGGATCCACTGCTGCCAAGAGTTCTCTTCAGGATACGCAAAGTATTGTTTTCCTCAAGCCAGAGGAGGCACGGGCAACAATTTATGCAAACTTTGCTGTAATGTCTGCaatgcagggtgaatttgagaaAGCCAATATGTTGGTTACCCAGGCATTGTCCATATTGCCCAACAGTCCAGAAGCTACGCTCACTGCAGTTTATGTGGATCTCCTGCTTGGTAAGCAACAGGAAGCTCTAGCCAAGCTAAAAAGTTGTAGCCGTATTAGGTTCCTGCCCAGTGGAATAACATTAAATAAATCTTCATGA